The DNA sequence TCTTCTTGAGCTATCTGTGAATGAACGTATATGCTCTCCATTGACAATTTAAGTGGTTATTGGGCTGGATCGATAGTATTTGTTAATAAAGGTACTAAAATTACTAACTACAGAGAGGAAATCAAATCTAGGAGTCTTATATGACATTGTTCTGTTTTCCTCCAAACATATCAGATGGGAGAAAGTGGATATTAGAAGCATTAGAAGCATGGCTAAGGTAATTGGGACCTTCCTGTGTGTTGGTGGAGCCATGTCCATGTCATTTCTGAGGGGCCCAAAACTATTGAATACCAAAATTTCAACAGAAGGAACAATTTTACTCTTTGGTAGCAAGAACTGGTTGGCAGGCTGCCTCCTCCTCATGTGCTGTTGTTTTTGCTGGACATTTTGGATGATTTTTCAGGTATTTTCTTCTCCTCAAGTTGTTCGATGTTCTTATGCAAGTTATGCAGTTAAGATGGTTGATCTTTTGCTTCTGTGATGGCTAACAGGTGCCCATGTCAAAGCAATATCCTGATCACCTCTCTTTATCTGCTTGGATGTGTTTCTTGGGGACTTTACAATCAGCTACTCTGGCATTGTTTTTAGAACCAGACCCAATAGCCTGGCATCTAAATTCCAACATTGAATTTTTCAGTGTTTTCTATACAGTAAGTATCCTAAAACTAACTGTTCTAACTCTGTATTTGTTATATATCAGCATAAAGTGTTCATAAATCATAATTACATCCAAAATGTACAGGGGACAGTAGGATCTGCTCTGTCCTATTTTGTTCTATCTTGGTGCATTTCCAAGAGAGGGCCACTCTTTACAGCAACATTCAGTCCAATGTGCACTGTGATTGTGGCCTTTTTTGCTTGCTTACTTCTTCATGAGGAACTTTACACAGGGAGGTAATACATTGATTCTTgagttcatttttttatattggatttaggttttagtgGTAACTCAGTAATCTTACTAATTGTTTTGTACACTTCAGCTTGTTCGGTGCGATAACTGTTGTGGCTGGCTTGTATGCTGTCCTGTGGGGTAAAGCAAAAGATTTAGTAGACACAAAGAGAGATGGGAAGCAGATAAATGAATCATCTGAGAGTTGTAAAATTGATGTGCAAGAACcccttttagccaaaaaatctCATGGTGTTAATGGgtgatgaaaaatatattttgggGAAGGAAAGAGAGATGAAGCAATGAATAAGTAAGTGTCGCTGAAAGAAGGCTGCCTCTCTTTCCATCACCAATTTCATGAGTGCTTTTGTGTTACTCTAAAGGGTTATGAATTCTGGTTTCTATaatatttgtaattttcattttggTTCAGATTTCTGTCAAGGGAGGTAATGAAATGTTCAGAAATATCATTCATTTTCCTTGGAATATTATTATGTCTTAACCTTTCCATTACAGAAAGTGGGGTCCTCATTTTGGTTTCTGATGTCTGAACTGACTCCATCACAGGCCTCTCCACAAACTGGCTCATAAATCACTCATGCAtcgcagaaaaaaaaaaaaaaaaaaggctcccTCCAGTCTGGGAACATCTGGGAACATAGAGACCCTGCCTCCATCTTCTATTAGACCATGTGAAGAAAGGACCATTAGAGCCATGTGAATAAGAGCACATTTGCCCACAAATTTCTAAAAGCAATTGATCTTGCATTACCTCTTTTGGCGGAAATGAGAATTAATAGACCTCAGTGTTAAGATAATCAAGCACGTTAAAATATGGGATAGGACCGACTTCCGTTGCACCCACTCTATTCACCGCGGGTGATTCATgcggtgaaagaaaactttgtccataGTATTAAAGAAGAAAGATCTATTGTCTGCTTCATTTCTATTATTGGCACGATTTTCTCCCTTAATGGTTGTGTTGTGGGTAGGGGTGTTAGAGCTTTTGAAGACTCAACATGTCGATCTAACTTCTACCATGTGAAGTGGCGTTCTCCTTTCGCCTAGACTGGTTtgaggattttatttatttatttatttgttaacaAGTTGTGATGGATGAAGAGGAATAAGAAATTTGAATTCAAGTTGATAACTTGTTAGTAGCGCATTTGTTGAAGTACTTACAACTTGTCAATTATGAATTGTTGAGGGcataatttggttttgaattaaaGCTATGTTAATGGTTACATCTATGCTAGTGGAACCAAATTAATTGTGATGTTGCCAGTAAGGCATTTGTTGAAGTGCATACAATCTGTCTATTACGAACTGTTGAAGTTACCAACATGGTGTTGAACTAAAGCTTTGCTAATGGCTACATCTATGCTAaggtaaagaaagagaaatgataAATGATAAATGATAAATGATAAAGACTTGTACACGTTGGCCAGGTCCTGTTCTTCATTggatcttctttattttatattgtTGTGTATGTGGTTTTTGCTTCAGCAGCTCACACCTCTCTTTTAAATTTGTAAATCTTTTAAGGGGTTAAGTAACTTTCTCTTAATCAGTTATAACCACTTTAGAGCTGGTTATTATGTCTAATTAGACTAACCTCCCATGCAAACCGATAATGAAGAACCAATTCACTGACTGAAATAGTTAAGAGTAACTTCCGATCTTGATCAATAACTGTGTAAATTGATTGTACAGTCTAGTCCTCTCATTCCGTCCATTAGTGACGTACCATTCTGTTGACCGAAGCTGAGTATACAAGGTGTAAACAATGCCTTTGATCTGTTTCACATTACATTTAATTTGTCTCACCTTTTCATGAGTTGGGCAATTcttttaataaagaatattaTTCATTTTAGTGTCCTCTTTTCTTTGCATGTCAATCAAGCAGTCTGTATATATATTGGTCAAGTTGACCGAATAGAGTGTAAACAATgcacctttatttatttatttttgtgtgtAAGTGCTTATTAAACCCATTTAAGACGACATTAAATACACAAGAAGTACGCAACCTTTAGGTGTTACTGATCAACAAGTACAGAGttgatcttaattttttctttactaCTTTTATCATAACGATATATGGGCATATAGGAACCATGTCATAATTGGATAATCTAAACCATAGCCTCATACCTCTGTTTTTTGGACGTTGTTCACTTTTTATCTCAGGCATACAAATGAATTAATACTTTTGCTAAGACATCTAGCCACCACAGCTATGAATAAAAACTACCACCACACTACATGTTAAGAATTCTAATTATGACAttagtatattttttttcccattgaaATGACATTTTATCTTAGATCCGCAACTTCCTATTTGATCAAGCATAAACATAGAAAAGAGAgagctattaaaaaaaaaaaagagtttatctaaatgtatcttttttttttcttggtaagagGTAAGCAAGGTTCTATTTTACAATGCCCCTGTGATAAGCTGATGTTTAGATAAAGTGAAGCTTACAAAGTAATTTCGAAGTCTTGTAGTCTGTACTTATCAACGCCAAGAAACTGGTGGGGCCCACATAAATCTCTGCAGCATGTCTTTGACTCAAGGGTGTAAATGGAATTGCACACCCTCCAATACCACTTGTTTAatgtcttattattattattctttttattgCTCAAGAAACATTGGAGGACCCGCCACACATTTTCATGTGTAAACGTCATGACATGTTTCTCATGACACGTGTATACTTAGTCATTTAGAAGTTACCACGTGGAACTTCTTCATGTTCGCTTGTACACGTTGGTAGGAGTCACGCACCATTTCTTCGACTCCATACCGTATGACATGTTTCTCATGACACGTGTATACTTACTAATCATTTAAAAGTTACCACGTGGAACTTCTTCATGTCCCCTTGCACCCGTTGCTAAGGGTCATTCACCATTTCTTCTTGGATGAACCAACGGTCACGACCACAGATCTAAAAATCGAATCAAGTACACTCCAAGGGGATTTTAGAACCTTCTCATGAGACCTTCCACCTCCAAGCTAAAGTTGTCACCATTAGACTAAGATAGTGTCTGATACTCTAAAGTCACTGATCAAGATAAGGTAAGAGAGTAATATTCACATTCATGGTATTAAGAATCGAGAATTGGGATTGGATCAATGGAATCCATCCATTTTGATTAAAGTCGATCGGTGCTCATTCCAATCCCACGGTTTTAGGTATTGAAATTTATAGTAGTGGTATTGATATAAGGGAGAATAAAATGGTTAAAGAAACCAAGTTATCAATATTTTGAGGGCCAAAATGGTCTGATTCATTGGTATTGATATAGCTACCGGCCAAGACCGATACAAGTATGGTGTGGATATCTAAGACCAAAAATAACAACAATAAGTTCTATGGGGTTAGTTACAAGGATCTTTGTAAACAAAGTAGGTTTAACCTAGTGGAGGCAGCTTCGACTCCGAGCGGTTCAAGAGactataatataatataatatattttattaaatcattcaCAATTTAGAGAAGACTTTACATTTCATTACCTTTaataattgatatatatatatatatatatatttatatatccaTTGTACTatgtactacctgtttataaatgaGCTTAACACATTTAATAATTGATACAAATCGTCTTTAAAATGGTCAGGCCAGTAAAGACAGAATTTGGATGtaattttcttaatatttttcaCTAATGGTAAATGGAACATATATACAACACAATAGAGCAATTATCTCCCTAAGATTTGAAAACTAACAAAAATTGTTTGGCTCCTAAGATTCCTAATATATTTCATATCTTATATCTATAATTAAGATACAAATAAATACGAAAGATATATGCATAAACTAAGCGATATCAGGTCGTGTAACAGTGAGGTAAATTAAGCAATCAATTAACCGACGATACGGGGCTGGACCAGCAAGGATAGGACCTATTGAATCAAAGAGCTTCAAGTTCTGTTCCATTGGAAAATCTATTGGTCTAGCACCAGTGAGCCCACTATCATTGAGGATATCAAGGGTGTAGTTCCTTTGGCAAAGATAGAACTCTTTTTGGAAGCGGACGACCTCTATGCCAAGAAAATACTTAAGGGTTCCAATATCTTTGGCATGAAACTTAGTACAAATACGGGCCTTGATATCCTGTAGTAAAGTATCATCAGATCAAGTGACAATGATGCCATCGACGTGGACAAGAACGAAAATGGAAGCCGATTGTTGATGAAGAACAAAAAACGAGTGGTCGGCCTGCGATTGGATAAAACCAAAACTGTTTCCTAAGATTCCTAATATATTTCCATCTTATCTCTATAATTAAGATACAGATAAATACAAACATGGCTTATCTCTATAATGTGTCAATGCCAACTCATTCAGTGTAGACAAAAATATGACATCACGGGAGACGTAGGTAGCTCATAAATTTTGTAACCTTTTTTTTGCCACGTGGGTGTCCAATGAAAATGTTGGGTAGGGCCCGTTGGTCGAATTTGTATTTGGCAGTGTTATTGCGAGCAAAACAAAGGCAGtcaaagactttgagatgagaaAGTGGTGgttcttttttaaaatgaaGAGCTCTGGCAATATTAAGAACATGGCAATGCCATTTTATTGTGGAGTGTAAACACAGTTTGATTGTTGAACAACTCCCAATGTTAGGAAAAAAGTTAAAAGTgtccatattaaaaaaattcacGAGCATTTTCGAACCAAATCCGTCGTATAGAAGTATTAAACTGAGCTTTGATCAGGGTAAGAAAATTCTGAATGATGAAATTAGCTTCCATTTTATGGTTCATTAAATAAACCCATGTAGAGCGTGAATACTCATCAAATATACTGAGAAAATAACGAGCACCAGAGAGTGAGAGTGTATAATAAGGCCCGCAAATGTCGGGCATGAATTAaatcaaaacaacatttagTAGAAATCATACTAGATGGAAATGGTAATCAGATTTGTTTTGCAAGTGGACAAACAGTGCAAACATCattatttgataaaaaaaaatagtagcaTCTAGGTGATGTAATTTGGGAAGAAGGGTAGGGGAGCAATGACCGAGTCTCCaatgccaaagatcaaacttgaGAGACGTGGTTGCAAAGGCTATAGGAGGAGAAGACTCCAAGTAGTAAAGACCACCATGTCTTTTACCCATCGCAAAAATCGTCTTCATCTATTGgccttgaaaaagaaaagagtcatgaaggaaaaaaattagacAATTACTTTGAGCAGTGAGTTTACTCTCAGATAATAGATTAAATTAGACAAGTTTCATTGAGGACTTGGACAATCCCATCATCTctcaaaggttttttttttggatgaatatctCTCAAAGTATTAGGTAGCCTCATTGTTGACATCCTTTTTGGGCTGAAAACATGAAGGGAAACAAGCAATCTCCAACCACTGCCCATGTGTCTCTAAAAGTCTAAGCCCTTCATGACTTCCGTCTCTCTCGTCGCCATTAATTGTTTTCTCAATAGACAGACCCAATTTCTTTTGACCTTTTCAATTTATATGTATGAGCTCTGACGtgttggggagagagagagaagaagaagaagaaaaatggagtGAGAGCGCTGGTACGAGAAGAAGGGGATATGGTggagagagagcgagagggagagagtttgggaaagaaagaaaatgaatgagAGAGAAGTAGTTAGTCCGGACTCTGGGatatggaaagaaaatggagagagagagagagagaacttgaaAAAGATTATTTCTGAAGGGTATTTTTGTCGAAGGaagaatttatcaaaaaataaaatgcggaaatatataatatgatttcatatatttatgttttttagAGTTTCTAATTTGTAATGATTTGAATGAGGAGATCCATCAGACTACGTACTTTGCCAACTTGAATTCAACACGAACCTTGGAAAGACCAAGTGGCAAAGCTCAAATTTGGTTATAATCTACCAAATTTAACCACTGATGTATAATACAGATTCCACAATTCAGAATGGATAGAATCCTTTTTTCGGTAGACCACTTACGATGAATCCACAGCCTTCTAATCCAAACCTGATGGAACACTTTACTTCATTTATGATGAATCCAACTTAGTAAGATAACAACGTGTGGCCTAATAGGTAAAGGATTTTTGTGAACCAGAGTAGCCATCACCTACTTACAATAATTGATGAAGAAAAGACAAGGTGTTGTGTCAGGctcagcctttttttttttttaatgactaaaaataaaaagaacataaATGTTTTTGCCAAGTTCAGTAGCTCACCATATCAAGCTTTCAAGTTACAAATTAATCTCTGCAAGAAGGAGGCCATGGGTTGTTTGGAGGAATATGGGCCTTTCATGGCTATGTTGACCTTGCAATTCACCTCTGCAGGTATTGCTCTATCAACACAAGTTGCTCTTGAACATGGAATGAGTACCAGAGTCTTTGTGGTTTACAAGCTAGCCATTGCAACTCTAGTAATTGCACCCATAGCTTATTTCCTTGGAAGGTAATTAACTTAAACAGAACccaccaatctctctctctctctctctctctctctctctctctcatggtttCATGTTATACAGGAAAAGGGAAAACAGGACAGCCATAGGAGCAAAGGTCTTCTGTATGATTTTTAGAGCTTCACTTATTGGGTATATTTGCTCTGTTTATAAGGGAGTATATATATTGTCTTTGTTGATCCTTCATTTCCTCCTGTATCTATATATGTTCCAATTTTTATACAATTATCTTATATTTAATGGTGTTTTTCTTTCAGGGTAACAGCATtccaaaatttatattttgaaggCATACATTTGGCATCTTCTTCTGTGGCCACAGCGATGATTAACCTTGTCCCTGCAACTACTTTCATTGTCAGCGCTTCTCTTGGGTAACTATTCAAACACTTGTGAACTGAAAAATTTAATCTCCTCTTGGCATTCTAAGTACCTAAGACTTATGAGCTGATTAGAACTTCTCCAAACTCATCAGATGGGAGAGAGTAGATATAAGAAGTGGAAGAAGCTTGGCTAAGGTAATTGGGACCTTCCTGTGTGTGAGTGGAGCAATTTCAATGTCTCTATTGAAGGGTCCAAAACTATTGACTACCAAATTTCCAAGTGAATCATCATCAGTTTCTCTCTTTGGTAACAATAACTGGTTGATAGGTTGCCTCCTTATCATGGGGAGCATCTGTTGTTGgtcattttatattatttttcaggTATTATTCATCTTTTGAATTAAGTTACTCCATATATAGTCTTCAACCAAATAATTAGAAATTAAGAAGATAACTGATCATCTGTCTCTTCTGACTTGGCTAACAGGTTCCCATGTCAAAGCACTATCCTGATCCTGTTTCTTTATCTGCTTGGATGTGTTTCCTGGGTACTTTACAGTCAGCTATTCTGACATTCTTTTTAGAATCTGACCCAACTGCCTGGAATCTCAAATCCAACATTGAATTTTTCTGTGTTCTTTATACGGTTAAGTACCAAAGCATACAACTGAAActgttttattttacattttgttAGAGAGAGGGATTGATATGTTGCCCATTTATATTAGCATCATCTTTTATGATGAGTCAATAGAACGAAACAGTATAATtaatgaggaaagagaaagaattgCATATTTAATGAGGAGATGGATAGTCTAGGAAAGGATTCACACTATTTCACactgactctctctctctctctctccgtccctctctctct is a window from the Macadamia integrifolia cultivar HAES 741 chromosome 5, SCU_Mint_v3, whole genome shotgun sequence genome containing:
- the LOC122079183 gene encoding WAT1-related protein At4g30420-like isoform X2, which produces MTKNKKNINVFAKFSSSPYQAFKLQINLCKKEAMGCLEEYGPFMAMLTLQFTSAGIALSTQVALEHGMSTRVFVVYKLAIATLVIAPIAYFLGRKRENRTAIGAKVFCMIFRASLIGVTAFQNLYFEGIHLASSSVATAMINLVPATTFIVSASLGWERVDIRSGRSLAKVIGTFLCVSGAISMSLLKGPKLLTTKFPSESSSVSLFGNNNWLIGCLLIMGSICCWSFYIIFQGIAGPALSYFVLSWCISKKGPLFSATFSPLCTVIVDVSACLFLHEKLYTGSLLGALAVVAGLFAVLWGKAKDVIDTEKEGKMINESWESCKIDLQEPFLTEKSHDVHGR
- the LOC122079183 gene encoding WAT1-related protein At4g30420-like isoform X3, with translation MTKNKKNINVFAKFSSSPYQAFKLQINLCKKEAMGCLEEYGPFMAMLTLQFTSAGIALSTQVALEHGMSTRVFVVYKLAIATLVIAPIAYFLGRKRENRTAIGAKVFCMIFRASLIGVTAFQNLYFEGIHLASSSVATAMINLVPATTFIVSASLGWERVDIRSGRSLAKGIAGPALSYFVLSWCISKKGPLFSATFSPLCTVIVDVSACLFLHEKLYTGSLLGALAVVAGLFAVLWGKAKDVIDTEKEGKMINESWESCKIDLQEPFLTEKSHDVHGR
- the LOC122078496 gene encoding WAT1-related protein At4g30420-like isoform X2; the protein is MGFWEQHGPLMAMLALQFTYAGVALSTKAALDHGLSTRVFVVYRQAIATLVIAPIAYFHGRVAIGLKSFCMMFIASLFGVTAFQNLYFEGIHLASSSVATAMSNLVPALTFVVAASLGWEKVDIRSIRSMAKVIGTFLCVGGAMSMSFLRGPKLLNTKISTEGTILLFGSKNWLAGCLLLMCCCFCWTFWMIFQVPMSKQYPDHLSLSAWMCFLGTLQSATLALFLEPDPIAWHLNSNIEFFSVFYTGTVGSALSYFVLSWCISKRGPLFTATFSPMCTVIVAFFACLLLHEELYTGSLFGAITVVAGLYAVLWGKAKDLVDTKRDGKQINESSESCKIDVQEPLLAKKSHGVNG
- the LOC122079183 gene encoding WAT1-related protein At4g30420-like isoform X1; amino-acid sequence: MTKNKKNINVFAKFSSSPYQAFKLQINLCKKEAMGCLEEYGPFMAMLTLQFTSAGIALSTQVALEHGMSTRVFVVYKLAIATLVIAPIAYFLGRKRENRTAIGAKVFCMIFRASLIGVTAFQNLYFEGIHLASSSVATAMINLVPATTFIVSASLGWERVDIRSGRSLAKVIGTFLCVSGAISMSLLKGPKLLTTKFPSESSSVSLFGNNNWLIGCLLIMGSICCWSFYIIFQVPMSKHYPDPVSLSAWMCFLGTLQSAILTFFLESDPTAWNLKSNIEFFCVLYTGIAGPALSYFVLSWCISKKGPLFSATFSPLCTVIVDVSACLFLHEKLYTGSLLGALAVVAGLFAVLWGKAKDVIDTEKEGKMINESWESCKIDLQEPFLTEKSHDVHGR
- the LOC122078496 gene encoding WAT1-related protein At4g30420-like isoform X1; amino-acid sequence: MGFWEQHGPLMAMLALQFTYAGVALSTKAALDHGLSTRVFVVYRQAIATLVIAPIAYFHGRGNRVAIGLKSFCMMFIASLFGVTAFQNLYFEGIHLASSSVATAMSNLVPALTFVVAASLGWEKVDIRSIRSMAKVIGTFLCVGGAMSMSFLRGPKLLNTKISTEGTILLFGSKNWLAGCLLLMCCCFCWTFWMIFQVPMSKQYPDHLSLSAWMCFLGTLQSATLALFLEPDPIAWHLNSNIEFFSVFYTGTVGSALSYFVLSWCISKRGPLFTATFSPMCTVIVAFFACLLLHEELYTGSLFGAITVVAGLYAVLWGKAKDLVDTKRDGKQINESSESCKIDVQEPLLAKKSHGVNG